The nucleotide sequence TGCGTTACTATAATGCTGATCAAGTAACGCACGAAGGCCGCAAAGGAAAGGGCGACCCTCGGTCACGTGCAATGCATATTCGCAACTGCAAAAAGTCTTGTACGGGCAGTTGGGTATTGGCACAGCCGGGCCATGATGGTTAGGTCGCGCACAACATGAGCACAGCCCTCTCCCCCCTGCTCGCGCCGATGCTGTCGAGCGCAGCCATGCGCGCCGTCTGCGACGACCGCGCCACGCTGCAAAACATGCTCGATTTCGAGGCAGCCCTGGCACGGGCCGAGGCCGCCACCGGCGTGATTCCCGCATCCGCCGTGGGCCCGATCGAAGGCGCCTGCAAGGCAGATGCCTTCGACATGGCTGCCTTGGGCGAGGCCGCGACGCGATCCGGTAATCTCGCGATTCCCCTGGTCAAGACGCTGACCACCAATGTCGGCAAGGCCGACGCGGAGGCCGCCCGCTACGTGCATTGGGGCGCGACCAGCCAGGACGTGATCGACACTGCGACCATGCTCACGCTTCGCGCCGGCATCGATGCGCTGGACGCCGACCTCAGCCGCGCCATCAAGGGCTTTGCGGCGCTGGCGCGCAAGCATCGCAACACCGCGATGGTGGCACGGACCTGGCTCCAGCACGCGCTGCCGATGCCGTTCGGCCTGAAGGCCGCCGAATATGCGGCCAGCCTCGCCCGGGCCCGCTGCCGCCTGCGGCGGCTCTCCCGCGAGGGCCTCGCACTGCAATTCGGCGGTGCCGCCGGCACGCTCGCGGCCCTTGGTGACAAAGGGCTCGCGGTCGCCGAGCGTCTGGCGCAGGAGCTGGGCCTGCCGCTGCCGGAAGCGCCCTGGCACACCCATCGCGACCGGATCGCGGAGGCTGCATCGGCCTTCGCGATTCTCGCCGGAAGCTGCGGCAAGATCGCGCGCGACGTCTCACTGCTGATGCAGACCGACGTCGGCGAAGCGTTCGAGCCCGCCGGCGAAGGCCGCGGCGGCTCCTCGACCATGCCGCACAAGCGCAACCCGGTTGCGGCCGCGAGCGCGTTGGGTGCTGCGACCATGGCGCCTCAACTGGCAGCGACGATCTTTGCCGCGCAGGTGCAGGACCACGAGCGCAGCGCCGGGCCGTGGCACGCGGAATGGCCGACGCTGCCGCAATTGATGCTGGTCGCCTCGGGAGCGCTCGCCGCCATCGTCGACATTGCCGAAGGGCTCGACGTCGATGCCGCGCGCATGCGTAGCAATCTCGATGCGACGCACGGCCTGATCATGGCGGAAGCCGTCACCTTTGCGCTGGCCGACAAGATCGGCAAGAGCGACGCGCATCATCTGATCGAGGCCGCGAGCAAGCGCGCCGTCGCCGAGAAGAAGCATCTGCGCGAGGTGCTGTCGGCCGATTCGCTGGTCACAGCGCATCTCGCACCGGAAAAAATTGCGGCATTGTTCGAGCCGATGGCCTATCAAGGGGCTTCCCAGGCCCTGATCGACCGGCTGCTCGACAGCCTCGACCGCGCGTAAAAACTGCAAATACGACGGAGACGCCGCATGCCCATGATCGATGCCGACGGTTGCCTGATCAACGTCTCCGTCGAGGGCCGCGACGGCGGGCCGACCTTGATGCTCTCCAACTCGCTCGGCTGCACGCTTCAGATGTGGGAGCCGCAGATGAAGGCGCTGACGCAGGTGTTCCGCGTCATCCGCTACGACCGCCGCGGCCACGGCAAGTCGAACGTGCCGCCCGGCCCCTATACGATGGAACGCTTCGGCCGCGACGTGCTGGCGATCCTCGACGACCTCAACATCGAGAAGGTGCATTGGTGCGGCCTGTCGATGGGCGGCATGGTCGGGCAGTGGCTCGGCGCGAACGCGCCGGAAAGGTTCGGCAAGCTCATCCTCGCCAACACCTCCTGCTACTACGCCGAGCCGACCAAATGGCTGGAGCGCATCGACGCGGTGAAGAAGGGCGGCATTGCGGCGGTTGCCGATGCCGTGATCGCAGGCTGGCTGACGCAGGATTTCCGCGAGCGTGAGCCTGATATCACCGCGCGGATGAAGACCATGCTGCTCGCCACCCCGGTCGAAGGGTATCTCGCCTGCTGCGAGGCGCTGTCGACGCTCGACCAGCGCGCGATGCTGCCTGACATCAAGAGCCCGACGCTGGTCATCGCCGGCCGCCACGACATGGCAACCCCGATCTCGGCAGGCGAGCTGATCCGCTCCAACATTCCCGGCGCCAGCATGACCATCATCGACGCCGCGCACATTTCCAATGTCGAGCAGCCGCACGCGTTCACCGACGCGGTGGTGGGATTTTTGACGCAGCGCTAATCACAGCCGTCATTGCGAGGAGCGTAGCGACGAAGGAGGAAAGAACAATGGACGACCAGAAGCGCCGCGATGCCGGCATGACCGTGCGCCGCAAAGTGCTGGGCAATGCCTGGGTCGACAAGTCGATCGCGGGTCGCAATGCCTTCAACACCGACTTCCAGGACATGATCACGCGCTATGCCTGGGGCGAGATCTGGACGCGGCCGCATTTCGACGAGCGCACGCGGCGGGTGCTCGTGATCGGCACCATGGTCGCGCTCGGGCAATGGGACGAGTTCCGCCTGCATGTGCGCGCAGCACTCGCCGAGGGCGGTTTCACGCCCGACGACATCAAGGAAATTCTGTTGCAGCAGGCAATCTATTGCGGCGTGCCGGCGGCGAACCACGCCGTCAAGGAAGCCTCAGCGATTGTGCAGGAGCTCGGCCTGCTCAAGCCCTAGCGGCTGAGGTGCCTCGACAGGCTTGTGAACGACATTGGGCGCGGCCTCGGGCCGCTCGATCACCACGACGATCGCGGCCCCCAGCAGCAGCAGTAGTTCGGTGGCGTGCAGCCGGAGCGCGGCCATCTCGCCGACCTTCGAGGCCATCACCATGCTCGCGAACGAGATGATGCTGCCGATCGCGAGCGCAATGCCAAGCGCCTCGTCACTGCCGCCATTCTTGCGAACGCGGGGAATGCAGAGCAGCGCGAGATAGATGGCAAAGAACGCCACCACGGTCAGCCGGCCCAGCGCCAGCAGCCAGGCGGCGCGCACGGTGTCCATCCCCGCCATCTGGAGGTGGTCGCTCAGATACAGGGCGACGGCGACGCTCGGCCGCTCATAGAGGCCGTGCACCGGTGCCACCATGATGTTGAAGGCGACCAGGGTCCAGGCCGGGATGAAATAGGCCGCCAGCAGCGCACCGTTGACCGAGCCAATCCGCCAATTTCTGAACATGCCGCTTCCCGCTTCGCCTGCCTTGCGCCCTCGAAAGAAGGCTTTGCGGGGAGCTAACTCGCATCAGACTGTGGCGGCAATTTAAACCCTTTGTTTACCTTAACTGGTCCGCCGGGCGGAGTGCCCAAGAAGGCGCCCACGAAAAAGGCCCCGCCTTTCCGGCGGGTCCCACTCTACTCTTGGGCTCCCTGAACTCTTGGGCTCCCTAGCTAGTTGTCCTGGTCGCGC is from Bradyrhizobium xenonodulans and encodes:
- the pcaD gene encoding 3-oxoadipate enol-lactonase; the encoded protein is MPMIDADGCLINVSVEGRDGGPTLMLSNSLGCTLQMWEPQMKALTQVFRVIRYDRRGHGKSNVPPGPYTMERFGRDVLAILDDLNIEKVHWCGLSMGGMVGQWLGANAPERFGKLILANTSCYYAEPTKWLERIDAVKKGGIAAVADAVIAGWLTQDFREREPDITARMKTMLLATPVEGYLACCEALSTLDQRAMLPDIKSPTLVIAGRHDMATPISAGELIRSNIPGASMTIIDAAHISNVEQPHAFTDAVVGFLTQR
- a CDS encoding 3-carboxy-cis,cis-muconate cycloisomerase; this encodes MSTALSPLLAPMLSSAAMRAVCDDRATLQNMLDFEAALARAEAATGVIPASAVGPIEGACKADAFDMAALGEAATRSGNLAIPLVKTLTTNVGKADAEAARYVHWGATSQDVIDTATMLTLRAGIDALDADLSRAIKGFAALARKHRNTAMVARTWLQHALPMPFGLKAAEYAASLARARCRLRRLSREGLALQFGGAAGTLAALGDKGLAVAERLAQELGLPLPEAPWHTHRDRIAEAASAFAILAGSCGKIARDVSLLMQTDVGEAFEPAGEGRGGSSTMPHKRNPVAAASALGAATMAPQLAATIFAAQVQDHERSAGPWHAEWPTLPQLMLVASGALAAIVDIAEGLDVDAARMRSNLDATHGLIMAEAVTFALADKIGKSDAHHLIEAASKRAVAEKKHLREVLSADSLVTAHLAPEKIAALFEPMAYQGASQALIDRLLDSLDRA
- a CDS encoding carboxymuconolactone decarboxylase family protein gives rise to the protein MDDQKRRDAGMTVRRKVLGNAWVDKSIAGRNAFNTDFQDMITRYAWGEIWTRPHFDERTRRVLVIGTMVALGQWDEFRLHVRAALAEGGFTPDDIKEILLQQAIYCGVPAANHAVKEASAIVQELGLLKP